One segment of Micromonospora parathelypteridis DNA contains the following:
- a CDS encoding MFS transporter: protein MPVPLKRVLIWATVATSTAKGVMFSVSVLFFTTVAGISPATVGVGLTVAGAAGVVTAFASGRLCDRFGPRRVLIVAATAQGGALAAYCLTRDAGTFVLVACVAVGAESVERTAHVALLARAFTGPARVGVRAWLRVVDNVSIAAGSGLAAVALVVGSRSAYLAAVLAAAVLTLVALVPLRALPVLVGGGGDRLAEGGRSPLGDRRYLTATALHAVVSVQALLLTVGMPLWVTGHTAAPDVTVAVLLLLNTGLVSVLQVWSTRLVGDVPSAGRAVFHGTVLLLAACLCYAAAGYPSGAGFAVALLVAAVVAHSLGEIASEAGGWELAFEWADPANSGAYQGVSQAGVGIGLAVAPVVVTSAAVGLGPPGWLLLGSMFLAAGAGTRALSARRRVPQRALSAEERSARADGEDNLAGHPAGVGSA, encoded by the coding sequence GTGCCCGTGCCTTTGAAACGAGTCTTGATCTGGGCCACTGTGGCTACCTCGACAGCCAAGGGGGTGATGTTCAGCGTCAGCGTGCTGTTTTTCACCACGGTGGCCGGAATCAGCCCGGCAACCGTCGGGGTGGGCCTCACCGTCGCCGGGGCCGCGGGAGTGGTGACGGCGTTCGCGTCCGGGCGGCTCTGCGACCGGTTCGGGCCGCGGCGGGTGCTGATCGTTGCGGCCACGGCACAAGGCGGTGCGCTCGCGGCGTACTGCCTGACCCGCGACGCCGGCACGTTCGTGCTGGTCGCCTGCGTGGCGGTCGGCGCCGAGAGCGTGGAGCGGACCGCGCACGTCGCGCTGCTGGCTCGAGCGTTCACCGGCCCGGCCCGGGTGGGGGTGCGGGCCTGGCTGCGGGTCGTGGACAACGTGTCCATCGCGGCTGGGTCCGGATTGGCCGCCGTGGCGCTGGTGGTGGGTAGCCGATCCGCCTATCTGGCGGCGGTGCTGGCGGCGGCCGTACTCACGTTGGTCGCTCTTGTGCCTCTGCGGGCTCTGCCCGTTCTCGTAGGGGGCGGTGGTGACCGGCTGGCGGAAGGCGGCCGGTCACCGCTGGGCGATCGCCGGTATCTGACTGCGACCGCGTTGCACGCCGTGGTGAGTGTGCAGGCCTTGCTGCTCACCGTCGGGATGCCGCTGTGGGTTACCGGCCATACCGCTGCGCCGGACGTGACTGTCGCGGTGCTGTTGTTGCTGAACACCGGCTTGGTCTCGGTCCTCCAGGTCTGGTCGACCCGGTTGGTCGGCGACGTGCCATCGGCCGGGCGGGCGGTCTTTCACGGTACGGTCCTGCTGCTGGCGGCTTGCCTCTGCTACGCGGCCGCCGGATACCCGAGCGGTGCCGGGTTCGCCGTCGCGTTGCTGGTGGCGGCGGTCGTGGCGCACAGTCTCGGCGAGATCGCCTCCGAGGCCGGCGGCTGGGAACTGGCCTTCGAGTGGGCCGATCCGGCCAACTCCGGCGCCTACCAGGGCGTCAGCCAGGCAGGCGTGGGCATCGGCCTGGCTGTGGCGCCGGTCGTCGTCACGTCGGCGGCGGTCGGACTCGGGCCACCGGGGTGGCTGCTGCTCGGCAGCATGTTCCTGGCTGCAGGCGCGGGAACCCGGGCGCTGAGCGCTCGTCGGCGGGTGCCGCAACGCGCGCTGAGCGCGGAGGAAAGGTCAGCTCGCGCCGATGGTGAGGACAATCTTGCCGGTCACCCGGCCGGTGTCGGCTCCGCCTGA
- a CDS encoding ArsR/SmtB family transcription factor has translation MIIYLARGSGTLWQPEPLPAPGALAALLGAHRAGLLARLDTPASSTELATRLGVTTTAVNQHLRALRAGGLLVSGRHGRSVLYRRSELGDRLLAGSGQPER, from the coding sequence ATGATCATCTACCTGGCCCGGGGTTCCGGCACCCTGTGGCAGCCCGAGCCCCTGCCCGCCCCGGGAGCCCTGGCCGCCCTGCTCGGCGCCCACCGAGCCGGCCTGCTCGCCCGCCTGGACACCCCCGCGTCTTCCACCGAACTCGCGACCCGTCTGGGCGTCACTACCACCGCGGTGAACCAGCACCTACGCGCTCTCCGCGCAGGCGGGCTCCTGGTCAGTGGCCGCCACGGCCGTTCGGTCCTCTACCGCCGCTCCGAGCTGGGCGACCGCCTCTTGGCTGGATCAGGGCAGCCGGAGCGTTGA
- a CDS encoding glycoside hydrolase domain-containing protein, giving the protein MVLRLRQLGPSGRGGDRAGVGPYIHAFGLLMFRGYQHVVYTDTRTGQRVDQEVSLGGAEWNDAWSAFLVAFEDHVWDRGWLDRTYLAFDERPASEMQVAVDLVREVAPVFVDQIAIAESPSADAFAQDLSLNYSDVDDWSQEMIDRRRRWVGSVRRGCWRVWWVG; this is encoded by the coding sequence GTGGTCCTTCGACTTCGCCAGCTGGGACCGTCTGGTCGAGGAGGGGACCGGGCCGGCGTCGGCCCGTACATCCATGCCTTCGGGCTGCTGATGTTCCGCGGCTACCAGCACGTCGTCTACACCGACACCCGGACCGGTCAGCGGGTGGACCAGGAGGTCTCACTGGGTGGCGCGGAGTGGAATGACGCCTGGTCGGCGTTCCTCGTCGCGTTCGAGGACCACGTATGGGATCGGGGCTGGCTGGACCGGACCTACCTCGCCTTCGACGAGCGGCCTGCGAGCGAGATGCAGGTGGCCGTCGACCTGGTCCGGGAGGTCGCACCGGTCTTCGTCGACCAGATCGCGATCGCCGAATCCCCGAGCGCCGACGCGTTCGCGCAGGACCTGTCGCTCAACTACTCCGACGTTGACGACTGGTCGCAGGAGATGATCGACCGGCGCCGGCGATGGGTGGGGTCGGTCAGGCGGGGGTGCTGGCGGGTGTGGTGGGTCGGGTGA
- a CDS encoding 1-phosphofructokinase family hexose kinase — MILAVAPNPALDVTYGLGELHRGRVQRVRTVSERPGGKAVNVGRVLHELGERVLVTGMCGGPGGVALQAALDRAGVPADLLDVLPDVRRTLVVQETNGVTTSLWEPGYAPVDPPAAADALTRHVSQLLAGADALVVSGSLPPGVDPGLPARLVDAAIAAGVPAVVDVSGPALQAVAAAGGAVLMPNADEMAELVGHRPSTPAEAVRAARRLLPPAGQVPAVVLTLGAEGMAVVQPNRAMLAAPPERIQGNATGAGDAACAAVARQLAAAGSLDAVDWRGLLVDAVALSAAAVLRPVAGEVDVRAYRRWRDQVKVEEA; from the coding sequence GTGATTCTCGCCGTTGCGCCGAACCCAGCGCTCGACGTGACCTATGGGCTGGGGGAGCTGCACCGGGGCCGGGTGCAGCGGGTGCGGACCGTCAGCGAACGCCCCGGTGGCAAGGCCGTCAACGTCGGTCGGGTGCTGCACGAACTGGGGGAGCGGGTCCTCGTCACCGGCATGTGCGGCGGTCCGGGGGGCGTGGCCCTGCAGGCCGCTCTCGACCGGGCCGGCGTGCCGGCCGACCTGCTCGACGTACTGCCGGACGTCCGGCGCACGCTGGTCGTACAGGAGACCAACGGAGTGACGACGTCGTTGTGGGAGCCTGGCTACGCACCGGTGGATCCGCCGGCCGCCGCCGACGCTCTGACCCGGCACGTGAGTCAGCTCCTGGCCGGTGCCGACGCGCTGGTCGTCTCCGGCAGCCTGCCGCCCGGCGTGGACCCGGGGCTTCCGGCCCGCTTGGTCGACGCGGCGATCGCCGCCGGAGTACCGGCCGTCGTGGACGTCAGCGGCCCGGCTCTGCAGGCGGTGGCGGCTGCTGGCGGGGCGGTGCTGATGCCGAACGCGGACGAGATGGCCGAGTTGGTCGGCCACCGGCCCTCGACGCCGGCCGAGGCCGTGCGGGCGGCCCGCCGGCTGCTGCCCCCCGCCGGCCAGGTTCCCGCCGTCGTGCTGACCCTGGGCGCCGAGGGGATGGCTGTGGTGCAACCGAATCGGGCCATGCTTGCTGCGCCGCCGGAGCGGATCCAGGGGAACGCGACCGGCGCCGGGGACGCGGCCTGTGCGGCCGTCGCCCGGCAGCTCGCGGCCGCCGGGTCACTGGACGCCGTCGACTGGCGCGGCCTGCTCGTCGACGCGGTGGCGCTGTCGGCGGCAGCGGTGCTCCGTCCGGTCGCCGGTGAGGTAGACGTCCGCGCCTACCGGCGCTGGCGTGATCAGGTGAAAGTGGAGGAAGCATGA
- a CDS encoding class II fructose-bisphosphate aldolase, whose protein sequence is MTLASMAELVIPAARDRRAVGAFNVIQLEHAEGIVAGAERAVRPVVLQLSENTARYHGSLAPLTLACLRIAAEASVPVCVHLDHATRRDLVEQAVELGVPSVMIDASGYSYEKNVALTAELAAWCHSRGVWVEAELGEIGGKDGAHKPGVRTDPDDAAAFVAATSVDALAVAVGSSHAMLIRDAVLDDDLIAAIAAKVPVPLVLHGSSGVSEAGLRSAVAQGMSKINIATHLNATLTGAVRRALAADENLVDPRKYFGPGRDAVARQVAHLVTLLAP, encoded by the coding sequence ATGACGCTGGCTTCGATGGCGGAACTCGTCATCCCGGCGGCGCGGGACCGCCGGGCCGTCGGGGCGTTCAACGTCATCCAGCTTGAGCATGCCGAGGGCATCGTGGCCGGCGCCGAACGTGCGGTACGCCCTGTTGTGCTGCAGCTATCGGAGAATACGGCCCGCTACCACGGCAGCCTGGCGCCGCTGACGCTGGCCTGCCTCCGGATCGCGGCGGAAGCGTCCGTGCCAGTCTGCGTACACCTGGATCACGCCACCCGGCGTGACCTCGTCGAGCAGGCGGTCGAACTCGGCGTGCCCTCGGTGATGATCGACGCGTCCGGGTACTCGTACGAGAAGAACGTCGCCCTGACCGCGGAACTCGCCGCCTGGTGTCATTCGCGCGGGGTCTGGGTCGAAGCCGAACTCGGTGAGATCGGCGGCAAGGACGGCGCGCACAAGCCCGGCGTACGGACCGATCCGGACGATGCGGCCGCCTTCGTCGCCGCCACCAGCGTCGACGCGCTCGCAGTCGCGGTCGGCTCCTCGCACGCGATGCTGATCCGCGACGCGGTCCTCGACGACGACCTGATCGCCGCGATCGCGGCGAAGGTGCCGGTGCCGCTGGTCCTACATGGCTCGTCCGGGGTCTCCGAGGCAGGCCTGCGGTCGGCAGTCGCGCAAGGGATGTCGAAGATCAACATCGCGACCCATCTCAACGCGACCCTTACGGGTGCGGTCCGGCGTGCGCTCGCCGCCGACGAGAACCTGGTCGACCCGCGCAAGTACTTCGGTCCGGGCAGGGATGCGGTGGCCAGGCAGGTCGCCCATCTGGTCACCCTGCTCGCCCCGTGA
- a CDS encoding DeoR/GlpR family DNA-binding transcription regulator, which translates to MSTVEAAADRADGRDRPQRLQALLDILGARGRLSVAEAASALQVSEATVRRDFTTLAEQQLAARTHGGVVATSVSYDLPVRYRGRGDNGAKERIAAIACDLVELGDVVAFNGGTTTSATARRLAARVDLAQADQRPAVTVVTNALNIATEMVLRRHVRTVILGGVALPQSYEVTGPLATMVLNELWLDVLILGVDAFSPDGGTSCHDEGEAGIDATMVRRSRRVVVVAGSEKLGRHSFARICDVNAVDTLVTDDGADAKVVADLRAAGVNVLLA; encoded by the coding sequence GTGAGCACGGTCGAGGCCGCCGCCGACCGGGCGGACGGCCGCGACCGCCCCCAGCGCCTGCAGGCGCTGCTCGACATCCTGGGCGCACGCGGCAGGCTATCCGTCGCCGAGGCGGCCAGCGCCCTGCAGGTCTCCGAGGCGACGGTCCGCCGGGACTTCACCACCCTGGCGGAGCAACAGTTGGCGGCTCGGACGCACGGCGGCGTCGTGGCCACGTCCGTCTCGTACGACCTGCCGGTCCGCTACCGGGGCCGGGGCGACAATGGCGCCAAGGAGCGCATCGCCGCGATCGCCTGCGATCTCGTCGAACTGGGCGACGTGGTCGCGTTCAACGGTGGCACCACCACGTCCGCGACGGCCCGACGACTCGCCGCACGGGTCGACCTCGCCCAGGCCGATCAGCGGCCGGCCGTCACGGTGGTGACGAACGCACTCAACATCGCCACGGAGATGGTGCTGCGACGCCACGTCCGTACCGTCATCCTCGGCGGTGTGGCGCTGCCCCAGTCGTACGAGGTGACCGGGCCGCTGGCCACGATGGTGCTGAACGAGCTGTGGCTCGACGTGCTGATTCTCGGGGTCGATGCGTTCTCCCCCGACGGGGGCACGTCCTGTCACGACGAAGGCGAGGCCGGGATCGACGCGACGATGGTCCGGCGGTCCCGTCGGGTCGTCGTCGTGGCCGGCTCGGAGAAGCTGGGTCGGCACTCCTTTGCCCGGATCTGCGACGTCAACGCGGTGGACACCCTGGTGACCGACGACGGCGCGGACGCGAAGGTCGTCGCCGACCTGCGCGCCGCCGGGGTCAACGTGCTGCTGGCCTGA
- a CDS encoding carbohydrate ABC transporter permease, with translation MATTATKSQDDERAEKSVRASGGIGRTRSRGGQRHGGRRWLMSLAGAVVALFFLAPYLVMLIGSFKRHSEILRIPATYLPTEWVPSNYASMWSTPETPLAYNLVSTIIISACGTLLVLVVAMPAAYYTAKHRFPGRLAFLLLVLVTQMLQPTVLAAGLFRQFLAIGIDDTWLAMILVNGAFNLSFAVWIMHSFFAGVPKEIDEAAMIDGASKLQTLRRVTLPVVWPGIVTAIIFTFVACWNEFAASLVILTTAENQPLTVAITKFVGQYDSAWQYVFGVSIVGIVPVIILFALVEKRLVAGLTAGAIK, from the coding sequence TTGGCGACGACGGCAACAAAATCTCAGGACGATGAGCGCGCCGAGAAGTCGGTGCGCGCCAGCGGAGGCATCGGTCGCACCCGGAGCCGTGGCGGGCAGCGCCACGGCGGGCGCCGATGGTTGATGTCATTGGCCGGCGCGGTGGTGGCGTTGTTCTTCCTGGCACCCTACCTGGTGATGTTGATCGGCTCGTTCAAGCGGCACTCGGAGATCCTGCGCATTCCGGCCACCTACCTGCCGACCGAATGGGTGCCATCGAACTACGCGTCGATGTGGTCCACGCCGGAGACGCCGCTCGCCTACAACCTCGTCTCCACCATAATCATCTCGGCCTGCGGAACACTGCTGGTCCTGGTGGTGGCCATGCCCGCCGCCTATTACACGGCCAAGCACCGCTTTCCCGGACGACTGGCGTTCCTGCTCCTGGTGCTGGTGACCCAGATGCTCCAGCCGACCGTACTCGCGGCGGGACTGTTCCGGCAGTTCCTCGCGATCGGCATCGATGACACCTGGCTCGCTATGATCCTCGTCAACGGCGCGTTCAACCTCAGCTTCGCGGTGTGGATCATGCACAGCTTCTTCGCCGGGGTGCCCAAGGAGATAGACGAGGCGGCAATGATCGACGGTGCCAGCAAACTGCAGACGCTGCGGCGGGTAACCCTGCCGGTGGTCTGGCCGGGCATCGTCACCGCGATCATCTTCACGTTCGTCGCGTGCTGGAACGAGTTCGCCGCCAGCCTCGTCATCTTGACCACGGCGGAGAACCAGCCGCTGACCGTAGCCATCACAAAATTCGTCGGTCAGTACGATTCGGCGTGGCAATACGTCTTCGGAGTCTCTATCGTCGGCATCGTGCCCGTGATCATTCTCTTCGCATTGGTTGAAAAGCGCCTGGTGGCAGGTCTCACGGCGGGGGCCATCAAGTGA
- a CDS encoding carbohydrate ABC transporter permease, which produces MTNQLMEVPAPAISARRQARRDLVAALPWLMPALTLIVTIVLFPAGYLVWTSTRNVSPVGVDRGSAGFDNYVTLFDSPALGRVLLNTAIWVVGVVVVTLLVSMALAQFLDKAFPGRRLVRLAVIVPWAASVVMTATVFYYGLDPFYGVMNQFLVDLGILNTGFGFTRQPVPAFLVAMGVAVFVSLPFTTYTILAGLQMVPREVVEAASVDGAGSIRTYWSVIFPVLRPAIAVAVLINIINVFNSLPILRTLTGSIPGYDADTTTTLIFKYIQQDRQVETASALSVVNFVIVLAVIGIYLRVVRPMRDE; this is translated from the coding sequence ATGACCAACCAACTCATGGAAGTGCCGGCACCCGCGATCTCGGCGCGCCGTCAGGCGCGCCGAGACCTTGTGGCGGCACTCCCATGGCTGATGCCGGCGCTGACGCTGATTGTCACTATCGTCCTGTTCCCGGCCGGCTATCTGGTCTGGACCTCGACTCGGAACGTGTCGCCAGTGGGCGTGGACCGCGGCTCGGCCGGGTTCGACAACTACGTGACGCTGTTCGACTCCCCCGCGTTGGGCAGGGTGCTGCTCAACACCGCGATCTGGGTGGTCGGCGTCGTCGTGGTGACGCTGCTCGTCTCTATGGCGCTCGCGCAATTCCTTGACAAGGCCTTTCCTGGACGCCGATTGGTTCGACTCGCGGTCATCGTCCCGTGGGCGGCCAGCGTCGTGATGACCGCGACCGTCTTCTACTACGGACTCGATCCCTTCTACGGCGTCATGAACCAGTTCCTGGTCGACCTCGGGATTTTGAATACTGGGTTCGGCTTCACTCGACAGCCGGTGCCGGCCTTCCTGGTGGCCATGGGAGTGGCGGTGTTCGTCTCGCTGCCGTTCACCACGTACACGATCCTCGCCGGGTTGCAGATGGTGCCGCGCGAGGTGGTGGAAGCCGCCTCGGTGGACGGCGCCGGATCGATCCGGACCTACTGGAGCGTGATCTTCCCGGTACTGCGGCCAGCGATCGCCGTCGCCGTCCTGATCAACATCATCAACGTCTTCAACTCGCTGCCCATCCTCCGCACGCTGACCGGCAGCATTCCCGGCTACGACGCGGACACCACCACAACGTTGATCTTCAAATACATCCAGCAGGACCGCCAGGTCGAGACGGCGAGCGCACTAAGTGTCGTGAACTTCGTCATCGTGCTCGCGGTCATCGGTATCTACCTCCGGGTTGTCCGGCCGATGAGGGATGAGTGA
- a CDS encoding extracellular solute-binding protein, producing the protein MEAEMKKFVRSWAAVAVAGLTLTGCGFGGDDGQSEGGSTLSFLVPSYSDGTKALWEGIIADFEAAHSEINVELEIQSWDNINDVVRTKVQSNAAPDILNIDAFSGFAADDLLYSADEMVSANTVADFQQSFADNASIDGAMYGLPLIASARTMFYNTELFERAGVAAPPKTWDQLLDAAKKVAGLGDGVYGYGMPLGSEEAQGETSIWTFGNGGSWTNGSTIAVNTPANLEAVTFMKRMIDEKATQPDPGASDRTPMLDVFIQGKIGMVVALPPTVGQIAEKNPGLKYASAPIPTKDGQPMTLGVADHLMAFKNKGDKQETVKTFLDYVFSAPVYTKFVDTEGFLPTTKSGAAALAGKKEIASFLEVLPNARFYPSTNPQWATTQGAMQSLMGQIGQGKEPGAVLDEIQAKANG; encoded by the coding sequence GTGGAGGCGGAAATGAAGAAATTCGTGCGTTCGTGGGCAGCCGTAGCAGTTGCCGGCCTGACGCTGACAGGTTGCGGCTTCGGCGGCGACGACGGTCAGAGTGAGGGCGGCAGCACCCTGTCGTTCCTGGTGCCCAGCTACAGCGACGGCACCAAGGCGCTCTGGGAGGGCATCATCGCTGACTTTGAGGCGGCACACTCGGAGATCAACGTGGAGCTGGAGATCCAATCCTGGGACAACATCAACGATGTTGTCCGCACCAAGGTCCAGTCGAACGCGGCACCGGACATCCTCAACATCGACGCCTTCTCAGGTTTCGCGGCGGACGACCTGTTGTACTCCGCCGACGAAATGGTCTCGGCGAACACCGTGGCGGACTTCCAGCAGTCCTTCGCGGACAACGCCTCGATCGACGGCGCCATGTACGGCCTGCCACTGATCGCCTCGGCCCGCACCATGTTCTACAACACTGAACTGTTCGAGCGGGCCGGCGTCGCGGCACCGCCGAAGACGTGGGACCAGTTGCTCGACGCGGCGAAAAAGGTGGCCGGTCTCGGCGACGGCGTCTACGGCTACGGCATGCCGCTGGGCAGCGAGGAGGCCCAGGGGGAAACTTCAATCTGGACCTTCGGCAACGGCGGATCGTGGACCAACGGCTCGACCATCGCAGTCAACACCCCTGCGAACCTCGAAGCCGTCACGTTCATGAAACGCATGATCGACGAAAAGGCCACCCAACCCGACCCCGGGGCGTCCGATCGGACCCCCATGCTGGACGTGTTCATCCAGGGCAAGATTGGCATGGTCGTGGCGCTCCCGCCTACCGTCGGGCAGATCGCGGAGAAAAACCCGGGCCTCAAGTACGCGAGCGCTCCGATCCCCACCAAGGACGGTCAGCCGATGACCCTCGGGGTCGCCGACCACCTGATGGCGTTCAAGAACAAGGGTGACAAGCAGGAAACGGTCAAGACCTTCCTGGACTACGTGTTCAGCGCACCGGTCTACACGAAGTTCGTCGACACCGAGGGATTCCTGCCCACCACCAAGTCCGGTGCAGCGGCACTGGCGGGCAAGAAGGAGATCGCGAGCTTCCTCGAGGTCCTGCCGAACGCCCGGTTCTACCCCAGCACGAACCCGCAATGGGCGACGACGCAGGGCGCGATGCAGAGCCTGATGGGACAGATCGGGCAGGGCAAGGAGCCCGGGGCGGTGCTGGATGAAATCCAGGCCAAGGCCAACGGCTAG
- a CDS encoding SIS domain-containing protein: MSEGTFLAAEIKTQPDDWLGVLDVLPSVAMDLPQPGERVAVLGCGTSLFVAQAYAALRESAGEGITDAWPASEHQLGRGYDRVLCITRSGTTTEVLDVLRQRREGAPATVITADASSPAVSLACPVVLSGVDERSVVQTRFATTTLALLRAALGHDLRPVAEQARQILDKGADATGPAATADQITFLGRGWTVGLAHEAALKLRETTQLWTESYPAMEYRHGPLSITARGRVVWAFGEVPVGLADQVRATGGHFEWSDVDPLADLVRVQQLCLLRAGAAGLNPDQPRNLSRSVILAG, encoded by the coding sequence ATGAGTGAAGGAACCTTCCTGGCGGCCGAGATCAAGACCCAGCCGGATGACTGGCTCGGCGTCCTGGACGTGCTGCCCTCCGTGGCGATGGACCTTCCGCAGCCTGGTGAGCGAGTCGCGGTGCTCGGATGTGGAACATCGCTATTTGTCGCCCAGGCCTACGCGGCCCTGCGCGAGAGCGCCGGCGAGGGCATCACCGACGCGTGGCCGGCCAGTGAACACCAACTCGGCCGTGGCTACGACCGGGTGCTCTGCATTACCCGCTCGGGCACCACGACCGAGGTGCTCGACGTCCTCAGGCAGCGCCGCGAGGGCGCGCCGGCCACCGTCATCACCGCCGACGCATCCTCCCCGGCGGTGAGCCTGGCCTGTCCGGTCGTGCTGAGTGGCGTCGACGAGCGTTCGGTCGTACAGACCCGCTTCGCGACGACCACCCTCGCGCTGTTGCGGGCGGCCCTCGGTCACGACCTACGTCCGGTCGCCGAACAGGCACGGCAGATTCTCGACAAGGGCGCCGACGCGACGGGCCCGGCCGCGACGGCCGACCAGATCACCTTCCTCGGACGCGGCTGGACGGTCGGGCTCGCGCACGAGGCGGCCCTGAAGCTGCGCGAGACGACCCAACTGTGGACCGAGTCCTACCCCGCCATGGAGTACCGGCACGGTCCGCTCAGCATCACCGCGCGGGGTCGGGTCGTCTGGGCGTTCGGAGAGGTCCCCGTCGGCCTGGCGGACCAGGTCCGGGCCACCGGCGGACATTTCGAGTGGTCCGATGTGGATCCGCTCGCCGATCTGGTTCGCGTCCAACAGCTGTGCCTGCTGAGAGCCGGGGCAGCAGGGCTCAACCCCGACCAGCCGCGCAACCTGTCCCGGTCGGTCATTCTCGCCGGCTGA
- a CDS encoding Gfo/Idh/MocA family protein, with translation MSPNEAIPNEPTAAAGSHPSRRNVLKGVGALGAAAGLGGALLPGAEASAAPAAEPARIKGKEKSMVNVPFEGFDEVRVGIIGLGNRGGDQAMRWAAVSTITAVCDIRPDHVAETISRVMAQGFQDKEPVGYSNGEEDFERLVRRDDIDLIYVATPWEWHHPMAKAAMEHGKHVAIELPIAPHLDDIWDLVRTSERTGKHCMLLENVNYFRPEMQMFNMAKAGLFGELQHASGGYVHDLRWPYTFGGAYYPEHWRRRWQTRMNAAHYPMHGLGPVSACLDINRGDRFDELVAVASRPKALALFREEDPRVGADHPSWDDDPYISGDRKQVFIKTVNDRFIRVEHDVNSPHPYSRETTLTGTRGSLELDNARIYLESLGHTNHAWRTGSAFSAIMNQHDHWIWPALQNLASQYGGHGGGDFISIFRMVQLMRLGMTPDIDVYDSAAWCSVIPLSHESLKGKGFKSVKVPDFTRGHWTQARPTFDRPRPEDPWLDGDGRPRR, from the coding sequence GTGAGTCCCAACGAAGCCATCCCGAACGAGCCCACCGCGGCGGCCGGGTCCCACCCGTCGCGTCGCAACGTCCTGAAGGGCGTGGGCGCGCTGGGCGCCGCGGCCGGACTGGGCGGCGCCCTACTTCCGGGCGCGGAGGCCAGTGCGGCACCCGCGGCCGAACCTGCCCGGATCAAGGGCAAAGAGAAGTCGATGGTCAACGTGCCCTTTGAGGGCTTCGACGAGGTGCGCGTCGGCATCATCGGCCTTGGCAACCGCGGCGGAGACCAGGCCATGCGGTGGGCCGCCGTCTCCACGATCACCGCGGTCTGCGACATCCGGCCCGACCACGTCGCGGAGACCATCAGCCGAGTCATGGCCCAGGGCTTCCAGGACAAGGAGCCGGTCGGCTACTCCAACGGCGAGGAGGACTTCGAGCGGCTCGTCCGCCGTGACGACATCGACCTGATCTATGTCGCCACGCCGTGGGAGTGGCACCACCCGATGGCCAAGGCCGCCATGGAGCATGGCAAGCACGTTGCCATCGAGCTGCCGATCGCGCCGCACCTGGACGACATCTGGGACCTGGTCCGTACCTCCGAGCGCACTGGCAAGCACTGCATGCTGCTGGAGAACGTGAACTACTTCCGCCCCGAGATGCAGATGTTCAACATGGCCAAGGCGGGGCTTTTCGGCGAGTTGCAGCACGCCTCCGGTGGCTACGTCCACGACCTGCGCTGGCCGTACACCTTCGGAGGTGCCTACTACCCGGAGCACTGGCGGCGGCGCTGGCAAACCCGGATGAACGCCGCTCACTACCCGATGCACGGGCTCGGGCCGGTCTCGGCCTGCCTGGACATCAACCGCGGTGACCGCTTCGACGAACTCGTCGCGGTAGCCTCGCGGCCCAAGGCGCTGGCCCTGTTCCGCGAGGAGGACCCGCGGGTCGGCGCGGACCACCCCTCCTGGGACGACGATCCCTACATCTCCGGGGACCGCAAGCAGGTCTTCATCAAGACCGTCAACGACCGGTTCATCCGGGTCGAGCACGACGTGAACTCGCCCCACCCGTACAGCCGGGAGACCACGCTCACCGGGACCCGGGGTTCGTTGGAACTGGACAATGCCCGGATCTACCTGGAGTCGCTCGGTCACACGAACCACGCGTGGCGGACCGGCAGTGCCTTCAGTGCGATCATGAACCAGCACGACCACTGGATCTGGCCGGCCCTGCAGAACCTGGCCAGCCAGTACGGTGGGCACGGCGGCGGCGACTTCATCTCCATCTTCCGGATGGTCCAGCTGATGCGCCTGGGCATGACCCCCGACATCGACGTCTACGACTCCGCGGCGTGGTGCTCGGTGATCCCGCTCAGCCACGAGTCGCTGAAGGGCAAGGGTTTCAAGTCGGTCAAGGTGCCCGACTTCACCCGCGGCCACTGGACGCAGGCACGCCCCACGTTCGACCGGCCGCGGCCGGAGGACCCGTGGCTGGACGGCGACGGCCGGCCGCGCCGGTAG